One window of Candidatus Methylomirabilis tolerans genomic DNA carries:
- a CDS encoding AAA family ATPase encodes MKVVVVYLGRASLSNFAHSTQSGVWGFKNKKQPDDEFAPGDSIFFASGYTGNNIRWPEEQWLPHHVTLAASAQITSPLKRENNTPHWPDEVAENKVHYPQRFTFTNLQRKDGRFALNDGNTFPLELSLAIRKAAIGGKAQVVEIPALPAWLIDSNAPSPRLDPSALPSKPAPPKPIPQRSIGDTLLEIENYIASRGFVFPNRVLRAFYASLRSKPFVILAGNSGTGKSRLIRLFAEASGATVTNGRFTMIPVRPDWNDSSELLGYFDLNGDFNPGQLIAPILMAQQNPEKPFFVCLDEMNLAKVEHYFSDFLSIVESRRCSQDRIVTDPILHEAQLNKMKVDGLRPEAHATLSRFRSANQPISLPENLFIVGTVNMDETTQPFSRKVLDRAHTLEFNDIDLLQGLDEEVTAAEVPALDLDQAFFKPEFTCLNDVLSKHREKAKEIATFIEDLNGELASAGFEVGYRVRDEAISFAVYADQAGLSAEEVNEAIVLQKILPRVQGSSPRVGKLLYSLLQKLKGDVGAPQLEDPNFDQRLAELRSNGNASSIVRKITGMLLIFREENFTSFWLV; translated from the coding sequence ATGAAGGTCGTCGTTGTTTATCTGGGAAGAGCAAGCCTGTCGAACTTTGCGCACAGCACGCAAAGTGGCGTTTGGGGCTTCAAGAACAAGAAGCAGCCGGACGATGAATTCGCGCCGGGCGATTCGATCTTCTTTGCGTCTGGTTACACGGGGAACAACATACGATGGCCAGAAGAACAATGGCTTCCTCATCACGTTACGCTGGCAGCCTCGGCCCAGATCACAAGTCCACTGAAACGGGAGAACAATACACCCCACTGGCCAGATGAAGTAGCAGAGAACAAAGTCCATTATCCCCAGCGGTTCACTTTCACAAATCTACAACGCAAGGACGGCCGGTTCGCTTTGAACGACGGGAACACCTTTCCGCTTGAACTCAGTCTCGCGATCAGGAAGGCGGCAATTGGTGGTAAGGCGCAGGTCGTGGAAATCCCCGCATTGCCCGCATGGCTAATCGACAGCAACGCACCATCCCCCAGGCTAGATCCTTCCGCGCTACCAAGCAAACCCGCGCCGCCGAAACCGATTCCTCAACGATCAATTGGTGACACGCTCTTGGAAATCGAAAACTACATTGCTTCCCGGGGATTTGTTTTTCCGAATCGCGTTCTGCGTGCGTTCTACGCCTCCTTACGTTCCAAACCATTCGTTATTCTCGCTGGTAACTCAGGTACTGGGAAATCGCGGCTCATCCGGCTGTTCGCTGAAGCAAGCGGCGCAACAGTCACCAACGGTCGATTCACAATGATTCCAGTTCGCCCAGACTGGAACGACAGTTCCGAGCTGTTGGGCTACTTCGATCTGAACGGCGACTTCAACCCCGGCCAACTCATCGCACCGATCCTGATGGCGCAACAGAATCCGGAGAAACCGTTCTTCGTGTGCCTCGACGAGATGAACCTGGCGAAGGTCGAACACTACTTTTCAGATTTCTTGAGCATCGTTGAATCGAGGAGGTGCAGCCAAGACCGCATCGTGACCGACCCCATTTTACACGAAGCACAATTGAACAAAATGAAGGTAGACGGGCTGCGACCCGAGGCGCATGCGACGTTGAGCCGCTTCCGCTCTGCAAATCAGCCCATCAGTTTGCCGGAGAATCTTTTCATCGTTGGCACGGTGAACATGGACGAAACGACTCAGCCATTCAGCCGAAAGGTGTTGGATCGTGCCCACACGCTTGAGTTCAACGACATCGATTTACTCCAGGGGCTCGACGAAGAAGTGACGGCGGCAGAAGTGCCCGCCCTTGATCTTGACCAGGCGTTCTTTAAGCCCGAGTTCACCTGCCTTAATGACGTGCTGTCAAAGCACCGTGAAAAGGCGAAGGAGATTGCTACGTTCATAGAGGATTTGAATGGCGAACTCGCATCCGCCGGCTTTGAGGTTGGCTATCGGGTTCGTGATGAGGCCATCAGCTTTGCGGTATATGCGGACCAAGCGGGCCTGAGTGCCGAGGAAGTCAATGAGGCGATTGTTCTCCAGAAGATTTTGCCGCGCGTTCAAGGTAGTTCACCGCGGGTTGGGAAACTGCTGTACTCCCTTCTCCAGAAGCTGAAAGGCGATGTTGGCGCGCCCCAACTCGAAGATCCTAATTTCGATCAACGTTTGGCAGAGTTGCGAAGCAATGGCAACGCGTCCTCGATTGTCCGCAAAATTACCGGGATGCTGCTCATCTTTCGAGAGGAGAATTTCACCTCGTTCTGGCTTGTGTGA
- a CDS encoding DUF5615 family PIN-like protein: MDCGSVVRRREFPLPVIEGLRRLGHDVVTMHDPATVRQFLTDEAVLDLASTDYRAVLTLNRPARL, from the coding sequence ATAGATTGTGGCTCGGTTGTTCGACGACGAGAATTTCCCCTGCCGGTTATTGAGGGGCTACGCCGCCTCGGGCATGACGTCGTGACGATGCATGACCCAGCTACAGTCAGGCAGTTTCTGACCGATGAAGCCGTTCTCGATCTCGCTTCTACGGACTATCGGGCCGTGCTGACGCTCAATCGCCCAGCTCGACTGTGA
- a CDS encoding DUF433 domain-containing protein produces MSTVEEAEQLLSRMTRGEKAQLLQRVVRDLGDAFPGIDTLGGVCGGDPCIVRTRIPIWVLEQARRLGASEADLLRSYPALHAEDLANAWAYVRVHRNEIDEQIREHEAA; encoded by the coding sequence ATGAGCACTGTAGAAGAGGCCGAGCAACTGCTGTCGCGTATGACACGGGGGGAAAAGGCGCAGCTTCTCCAACGGGTCGTACGCGATTTGGGTGATGCCTTTCCGGGTATTGATACCCTCGGGGGCGTGTGCGGCGGAGATCCGTGTATCGTTCGCACTCGGATCCCGATCTGGGTGTTGGAACAGGCTAGGCGACTCGGCGCGAGCGAGGCAGATCTGCTTCGGTCCTATCCGGCGTTGCATGCTGAGGACCTGGCGAATGCCTGGGCGTATGTGCGTGTGCACCGGAACGAGATAGATGAGCAGATCCGCGAGCACGAGGCGGCATAG
- a CDS encoding PIN domain-containing protein → MRIFIDTSAFYSLLDRDDAHHPGAKRLWSKLLQAIHTLVTSNYILVETVALLQHRLGLEAVRAFHADILPLINVECVTSGTHQSGAAALLSASRRDLSLVDCVSFEVMRTAGINTVFAFDKHFKEQVFAILP, encoded by the coding sequence ATGAGGATCTTCATCGATACATCCGCATTCTACTCGCTGCTTGACCGAGACGATGCCCATCATCCGGGAGCAAAGAGACTGTGGAGCAAACTGCTGCAGGCCATCCATACGCTGGTGACAAGTAATTATATTCTGGTGGAAACCGTGGCCCTTTTACAACATCGTCTGGGCCTGGAAGCAGTGCGGGCATTTCATGCCGATATCCTCCCGTTGATCAATGTTGAGTGTGTGACCTCTGGGACGCATCAATCTGGAGCCGCGGCCCTTCTGTCCGCATCACGGCGAGATCTCAGTCTGGTGGATTGCGTGAGTTTCGAGGTGATGCGTACCGCAGGCATCAATACCGTGTTTGCCTTCGATAAGCATTTCAAAGAGCAAGTTTTTGCTATTCTGCCCTGA
- a CDS encoding ribbon-helix-helix domain-containing protein — MMVRTQIQLTEEQAQAMKRIARSRHLSVAELIRCAVDTMIKSSPLADPEERRKRAIDVVGKFSSGKRDIAGKHDKYLGDAYRA; from the coding sequence ATGATGGTCAGAACGCAAATCCAACTTACGGAAGAACAGGCGCAGGCGATGAAGAGAATCGCTCGGTCCCGCCACCTGTCCGTCGCCGAATTGATACGATGCGCCGTCGATACTATGATCAAGTCGAGTCCGCTCGCCGATCCCGAAGAAAGACGGAAGAGAGCGATCGACGTCGTCGGGAAATTCAGTTCCGGGAAGCGCGATATTGCTGGGAAACACGATAAATACCTGGGGGATGCCTACAGGGCATGA
- a CDS encoding Insertion element protein → MRIACPEEGRVEIRGGEVMCPSCGSEAVNRYGRAWTHKQRFRCLMCGRQFTLGNRKTTPAKRPLCGKCGKPMHIYRREGNVIRFRCSGYPSCRGFQKIMSEEV, encoded by the coding sequence ATGAGAATCGCTTGTCCGGAAGAGGGGAGAGTAGAAATACGGGGCGGTGAAGTGATGTGTCCGTCATGCGGTTCAGAAGCCGTCAACAGGTACGGACGGGCATGGACTCACAAGCAGCGGTTTCGATGTCTCATGTGCGGCAGGCAGTTTACGCTTGGTAATCGAAAGACTACGCCTGCCAAGAGACCGCTCTGCGGCAAATGCGGCAAACCGATGCATATCTATAGACGGGAAGGAAACGTCATTAGATTCAGGTGCTCCGGGTATCCAAGCTGTCGGGGCTTTCAGAAAATCATGAGCGAGGAGGTGTGA